Proteins from one Fragaria vesca subsp. vesca linkage group LG6, FraVesHawaii_1.0, whole genome shotgun sequence genomic window:
- the LOC101314112 gene encoding uncharacterized protein LOC101314112 yields the protein MVDLCNFDDFWKQKPDATGKLGLLSEQKMTGALQMLVYGAWADQCDEVTRMGASTALKCLKKFCAQVEYLYEGWSKAFSGRKGYPTVILEAVASYDTHVWHGFFSNPGAQNDLNVASNMFARVINGSALEVAYKVNDSTYSVPYYLIDGIYPR from the exons ATGGTGGACCTTTGCAATTTCGACGATTTTTGGAAGCAAAAACCAGATGCCACCGGAAAGCTAGGATTGCTCTCGGAACAAAAAATGACAGGTGCGTTACAAATGCTTGTATATGGTGCATGGGCTGATCAATGTGATGAAGTCACCAGGATGGGAGCATCAACAGCTTTGAAATGCCTTAAGAAATTTTGTGCACAAGTTGAGTATTTGTATGAAG GGTGGTCCAAAGCTTTCTCAGGTCGTAAAGGGTACCCTACTGTTATTCTTGAAGCTGTGGCATCCTACGACACACATGTTTGGCATGGATTCTTCAGTAACCCAGGAGCTCAAAACGACCTTAACGTTGCATCCAACATGTTCGCAAGGGTTATTAACGGAAGTGCTCTGGAGGTCGCGTATAAGGTGAATGATAGTACATACTCTGTACCATATTACCTTATTGATGGAATATACCCGAGGTGA